Proteins found in one Asterias rubens chromosome 12, eAstRub1.3, whole genome shotgun sequence genomic segment:
- the LOC117297840 gene encoding uncharacterized protein LOC117297840 → MFGCFTLSIAAVFCMTLFTSFPGQVSSAKDSPEPEHLYIEAGSELHLNCTVNDAVKTGNLTAEDIVWHRSSSPLPSSLYSAVTDTLSQLSFNVTFDDSGDYSCVLPGNITGEPATYVVHVGHSPEPEHLYIEAGSELHLNCTVNDAVKTGNLTAEDIVWHRSSSPLPSSLYSAVTDTLSQLSFNVTFDDSGDYSCVLPGNITGEPATYVVHVGLKPRPVRLECIVRKPDDFYWCRWRETENTHLPTVHTFQFRKKRRPWQDCPDLISKGNNTCYIRQTDNQGGNQIVRVKSTNGLGENSSWTSFWSNQDVVVNPPKLVALKPGTEKTSLKVQWTRPSDWFATEASRSLEYTIRFKEIDCVEINNTCCCWDEVETTHAEAYSEELGRCMYTLRNLHPYTEYIVQVAARYEYSNYWSVWTAEDSSVTRETEPSEPVQGLKVNQTDNAEEPLYLRDISVTWEFLEAEAQNGLILDYQVSAEPREGADDIGIHKLVSNYTTCIIRGLRKYSSYEIHVRARNSAGMGPDATKSIADRTTAPNAPDDVTAVPLNTTDILVKWEEPSQPNGYILGYIIQWRKRNTNGPIEQYNIYNASKRSYVLEGLETYALYEVSVKANNSRGSGGAAFVPGGARTMQGVPNAAPSSVKLKPVSNLPDSLMLTWESLPVANIQGVLKGYSILYCKTNISGCSGKIVQRYNLTRPDKTSHTLNKLTPTTNYTVSVAAYTEVNIGPFSDKVTAVTGAKGLGIYLPAFFLLLALLLASVAVACCIWKNFDRLFRKIPVPKFSKNVHAFKHRTDINLRRINSGVEEEQFDEIAIEVTPGRLQSVNELTLPDLKKFVRTESGDSGVPPSPASDTLDFDVIRDKSGVTSEGEDSVFLGEDQDDKAMVPSLPLTVRIGRVEEGATRHFPRGATSPSSPESVGSYTRVGEFQFSIKKSCSPGTEGFTRKVSFDLPDVGPELTITEKPSTGDEYKTQSCMLTTPIGYPLEASPSIDPQKPTIGPLQLTGPAIDSIVLRRSLPFKNPEASFNQTPSLPPTSTSPVSPYMTAFETQIFLYPCENGNSRHHVRSMGSVIDASKRPSTSMSPTPLSCLKSQHSDQKDTSKTQEQFSGSASDCGASLNPTPRLALCSSSSETQTCQPVSHSGYTHMSATRDPRQQNSSTSEESQAGLADSDRITQLVQPSQCSALVKLEGSKPSSYSQFPPVFSINKQLDTFEGTDTMADIDGFKEAPKSRLSLSADQHNPCRSTSTTHSSSSSLEYVKMESLETVQQKHHSELRRTMVPAQSSKATSKQHHLINSSYIDVASSEHPGRDREEEAPDDSETHKPISKKTATSNLGDKTEITTTSGGVLTPSGYVQASFTRFNLPTSSIHQLAGNQSNTPINAPILPPGSTSDPEDDVQEYWKVSAPVTEPGDVLALLQAHSNTNNFSSDSVVADYTRTGRGTTTSLSRAQTSMGYVQ, encoded by the exons ATGTTTGGATGTTTTACATTAAGCATAGCTGCAGTGTTTTGCATGACGCTGTTTACATCATTCCCAGGACAGGTCTCTTCTGCAAAAG ATTCGCCAGAGCCGGAGCACCTTTACATCGAAGCGGGTTCCGAGCTTCACCTCAACTGCACCGTAAATGACGCCGTAAAAACCGGCAATCTAACGGCAGAGGACATCGTCTGGCACCGCTCCTCCTCGCCATTACCCTCGTCATTATACAGTGCAGTAACCGACACTTTGTCGCAGTTGTCGTTCAACGTCACCTTCGATGACAGCGGCGACTATTCGTGTGTGTTGCCGGGGAACATAACTGGTGAACCGGCAACCTACGTGGTACACGTTGGAC ATTCGCCAGAGCCGGAGCACCTTTACATCGAAGCGGGTTCCGAGCTTCACCTCAACTGCACCGTAAATGACGCCGTAAAAACCGGCAATCTAACGGCAGAGGACATCGTCTGGCACCGCTCCTCCTCGCCATTACCCTCGTCATTATACAGTGCAGTAACCGACACTTTGTCGCAGTTGTCGTTCAACGTCACCTTCGATGACAGCGGCGACTATTCGTGTGTGTTGCCGGGGAACATAACTGGTGAACCGGCAACCTACGTGGTACACGTTGGAC TGAAACCACGCCCTGTACGTTTGGAATGCATCGTCCGTAAACCCGACGACTTCTATTGGTGTCGATGGAGAGAGACGGAAAACACACATCTTCCAACTGTACACACTTTTCAATTTAGAAAGAAAAG AAGACCGTGGCAAGACTGTCCTGACCTGATATCTAAAGGGAATAATACATGTTACATCAGACAGACGGACAACCAAGGAGGAAATCAAATAGTGCGGGTAAAATCAACCAACGGACTCGGGGAAAACTCATCGTGGACAAGCTTCTGGTCCAACCAGGATG TTGTTGTTAATCCACCAAAGCTAGTAGCGTTGAAGCCAGGAACTGAAAAGACATCCCTGAAAGTACAATGGactcgtccttcggattggtTTGCCACTGAAGCCAGTAGGTCATTGGAGTATACCATTCGATTCAAGGAGATAGATTGTGTAGAGATCAACAACACATGCTGCTGCTGGGATGAG GTTGAAACTACACATGCCGAAGCCTACTCAGAGGAACTGGGTAGGTGTATGTACACATTACGAAACCTCCACCCATACACGGAGTACATCGTGCAGGTTGCAGCAAGATACGAGTACAGCAATTATTGGAGCGTCTGGACTGCGGAAGACTCCTCGGTAACCCGCGAAACAG AGCCTTCGGAGCCTGTGCAAGGGCTCAAGGTCAATCAAACCGACAATGCTGAGGAACCACTCTATCTGAGAGACATCTCCGTGACATGGGAG TTTTTAGAAGCTGAAGCCCAGAATGGGCTAATACTCGACTACCAAGTTAGTGCTGAGCCACGAGAGGGCGCTGATGACATTGGTATACACAAACTGGTCTCAAATTATACCACATGCATTATCAGAG GCCTGCGTAAATACTCCAGCTACGAGATACATGTAAGAGCTCGTAACAGCGCTGGTATGGGTCCAGATGCAACCAAATCAATTGCAGACAGAACAACAG cACCCAATGCTCCGGATGATGTCACAGCCGTTCCTTTGAACACGACTGATATTCTTGTTAAGTGGGAGGAGCCAAGTCAGCCCAATGGGTACATACTGGGCTACATTATACAGTGGAGAAAGCGTAACACCAATGGACCGAT TGAGCAATACAATATATACAACGCCAGTAAGAGGTCCTACGTACTGGAAGGTCTGGAAACCTATGCCCTCTATGAAGTTAGCGTGAAGGCTAATAACTCACGTGGTTCCGGTGGAGCGGCGTTTGTGCCCGGTGGCGCACGCACAATGCAAGGAG TTCCCAATGCAGCACCATCTTCAGTGAAACTCAAGCCAGTCAGTAACTTACCAGATAGCTTGATGTTGACTTGGGAGTCGCTTCCCGTCGCTAACATCCAGGGCGTCTTGAAAGGTTACTCAATCTTATACTGTAAGACCAACATCAGCGGGTGTTCAG GTAAAATAGTTCAGCGTTACAACCTGACCCGCCCGGATAAAACATCACACACATTAAACAAACTCACCCCCACAACAAACTATACTGTGTCGGTAGCGGCATACACTGAAGTTAACATCGGGCCCTTCTCAGACAAGGTTACTGCAGTGACGGGAGCAAAGG GTTTAGGGATTTATCTGCCGGCCTTCTTCCTCCTCTTGGCACTCCTGCTAGCGTCAGTCGCAGTCGCATGTTGTATCTGGAAGAATTTCGATCGTCTCTTTCGAAAAATTCCCGTCCCAAAATTCAGCAAGAATGTCCATGCATTCAAACACCGG ACTGATATAAATCTGAGAAGGATCAACAGCGGAGTTGAAGAAGAACAGTTCGATGAGATCGCCATAGAAGTCACCCCAGGAAGGTTGCAGTCAGTAAACGAGCTGACTCTTCCAGACCTCAAGAAGTTCGTCCGCACCGAGAGCGGAGACAGCGGCGTCCCTCCATCACCAGCGAGTGACACTCTGGACTTCGACGTTATACGGGACAAGTCAGGGGTCACTAGTGAGGGTGAAGACAGCGTGTTCCTTGGGGAGGATCAAGACGACAAGGCAATGGTGCCGTCTCTCCCACTTACCGTCAGGATTGGTCGTGTTGAGGAAGGAGCTACACGCCATTTTCCAAGAGGTGCGACCTCCCCGTCCTCACCAGAGAGTGTCGGCTCCTACACACGAGTAGGTGAGTTCCAATTCTCCATCAAGAAATCATGCTCACCCGGTACGGAGGGGTTTACCAGGAAGGTTTCTTTTGATTTGCCAGATGTGGGACCAGAGCTTACAATAACAGAGAAGCCGTCGACGGGAGATGAGTACAaaacacaaagttgtatgctgACTACTCCAATTGGTTATCCCCTTGAGGCATCTCCAAGCATTGACCCTCAGAAGCCAACTATAGGACCCTTGCAGCTGACAGGCCCAGCGATCGATTCCATCGTGCTCAGACGCTCATTACCTTTCAAGAATCCTGAAGCTTCATTTAACCAAACCCCTTCCCTTCCACCCACCTCCACCTCTCCAGTCTCACCGTACATGACAGCCTTTGAAACTCAGATTTTTCTCTATCCATGTGAGAATGGTAATTCTCGACATCATGTCAGGTCCATGGGCTCTGTTATTGATGCTTCAAAGCGTCCAAGCACCAGCATGTCCCCAACACCATTATCATGTCTCAAGTCTCAACATTCAGATCAGAAAGATACTTCTAAGACACAAGAGCAGTTTTCAGGCAGTGCTTCTGATTGTGGAGCCAGTCTCAATCCAACACCACGCCTCGCATTATGCTCAAGCTCCTCTGAAACACAAACATGCCAACCAGTCTCTCACAGTGGCTACACTCACATGTCTGCCACCAGAGATCCACGTCAGCAAAACTCATCTACGTCAGAAGAGTCTCAAGCTGGTTTGGCAGACAGTGACCGTATCACCCAATTGGTACAACCTTCTCAATGCTCAGCATTAGTTAAACTGGAAGGCAGTAAACCAAGTTCTTACTCTCAATTCCCTCCTGTGTTCTCTATCAACAAACAGCTTGATACATTTGAAGGCACAGATACCATGGCAGACATTGACGGGTTCAAGGAGGCACCTAAGTCACGGCTCAGCTTGTCGGCTGATCAGCACAATCCCTGTCGTTCTACATCTACAACACACTCCTCTTCATCCTCACTAGAGTACGTCAAAATGGAATCCTTGGAAACAGTACAGCAGAAACATCATAGTGAACTCAGGCGAACTATGGTCCCAGCTCAGAGCTCCAAAGCCACGAGTAAGCAACATCATCTTATCAACTCATCATACATAGATGTTGCCTCGTCCGAACACCCTGGACGAGACCGTGAGGAAGAAGCCCCAGATGACAGCGAGACGCACAAGCCCATCTCAAAGAAGACCGCTACGTCAAATTTGGGAGATAAAACCGAGATCACAACAACTTCAGGTGGAGTGCTGACACCATCTGGCTATGTACAAGCGTCTTTTACCAGGTTCAATCTACCGACTTCTTCTATCCACCAACTTGCTGGCAATCAATCCAATACACCCATCAATGCACCCATCCTCCCCCCAGGCTCTACTTCCGATCCTGAAGATGACGTGCAGGAATATTGGAAGGTATCCGCTCCTGTGACGGAACCTGGAGACGTTTTAGCTTTGCTTCAAGCTCACTCAAACACAAACAACTTCAGCTCAGATTCTGTGGTAGCGGACTACACTCGAACTGGAAGAGGTACCACTACTAGTCTATCTCGAGCTCAAACGTCGATGGGTTATGTGCAATAG